TTTCAACGCTGCTCGATTCTGCCGAGAAAACGGCCTTTACGGCAGCCGTCGCTAAGTTTACCGCCATTGTTGCATCGGCAAATGCAGCCAAGTGCGAGCAATATTACAATGCTTTTGCCTCTGATCTATCAGCAGCGATAAATGAGCTGGTTGAGTTTTACAATGATTATGCAAAAAAATATCCCAACTATCCGCAGGCGAGGATAGAGGGTGCTTTAGTGCTTGGCGGCCTAAAGCAGGGTAGCGTTGATAAGTGGCGTTATTATTTTTTACCCGCAGGCGATCAGCCGGCATTTACATTTGACAGAAACCGCCTTAAGCAATTATTTATGCGTGCCGTTTCGCTGGTGAATAATTTTGTAACACAGGATATCATCAAAACGCAGGCCGCTAAAATAAATAAAGTGTTGGCTATTCCGTCTGTTGCAGGCGACTCGCAGCTTGCTCACCGCGCTATTCCTTATTATTACGATGTGCTGGTTGCCAATAATCAAATTTTAAATAACTGGAACCCCCAAAGCGGAGACCTCCAGAATATTTTCTGTTATTACGACGCGCAAATACCGACAAGAAATACCAATCCTAATATGGCGGCGAAGCTTTCTATGGCCGATTGGACAAACCAGGGCTTTTTCAGGATAGAGGGCCATCTTGGCCTTCAAAAGGACGCCGTTATTTCTGCGTTAAATCAAATGATAGTAGCCGATGATTTGCCAATTCAATTGATAGATTGCAACGTGAATTACAAGGGGCCCACCTCATGGAACAACTGGTATAACGATTTCTCTGTTTTTTTAAATGATAGTTTAAAGGCGTTAAAGGCAGCAATGGCAGACCCGAATCAGCCTAAAACAACTTATGCTTATGACCCGTTTAAAAAAATGGTGGCCAACAATTTAGAAACCAGCTATCGTCAACCGGACAAGATAAAGGGTATTGTAGACAATCTGAATGCCTATTCGCACGTGTTTTACAATGCAGGCAATGCCAAGCCGGGTTTGGCTAAGCCCGCTGCTGCCGGCACCGCTACCAATCCATTGTCCGATCCGAATGTGATAGCCAAATATAACGCTGCTGTTAATAAAGATAAGGTATTGGCCCTGATTAAAGGGTATAACGATGCGCTTGTTGAAGTTAACGATCCGAATGTGAAAAAAATAGTTGTGCTTAAGGATCTTGCCGGTTTGGAGTACACCGGCGGTGTTCCGAAAGGGGGGACATTTGTATTACTTCACGATGGTGCAACAGTAATTGGCGATGGGTCCCTTTCCTATTATTACAGGATCAATCAGAGCAGAATTTTTGATGTCTAAATTTCTTGATAATTTAAAAAAAACTTATCTTTATACTGTTTGATTTGGTATATAGTTTGGTTGGGGTTTACGCGAAGCGTGAAAACGTATAGCGCTCGTTAGAGTTAAGAACAGCAGCAAGGCAACTTATCGAAATTTCTCGTGTTTTTACGATGTCGCAAGACTAAGTTTATTTCTTTTTTAAGTTCTCGGGGTCATTCTCCGAGGGCTTTTTTTTTGGGGTAGAGCCGGAATTTTATTTTTCATAATCGGACAAACAGAGAATACCCACCTGTAATGACAGTTTGTGCTCAATCCGCTGACTTTTAGCGTATAAGCGCTACAGTTTATAAAACCGGTGTTTTGAACCCGGTTTATGTGCGCAGATTTGCTATTTTGTGCAGGAAAATATGAAGAACTTACTTTTAAAGATCACCCTAACCTGCCTTTTATTCGGTTTTGCCGGCGTTAATGCCCAGGAATTAATGATGTACCAGCAGCCCAAAGATTATGAAATGCCACCCAAAATGATCCCCACCGTCAGGAAATATTGGGTTAGCCTGCCTAAAGACTACAACGAGACCACCGACCGCTACCCTATAATTTTCCTCTTTGACGGCGATGAACAGTTTTTAAGGAACTTAATTTTGTTTGATGCCGACCAGCTAACCAAAACAGGAGAGATTCCGCCCTGCATTATAGTGGGGATTATTCAAAGAAACCGGGCTTTGGATTTCGGGCCGCTTTATGCCGTAAAATCAAACCCGAACAGCAGTAAGGTAAACGGTGATAAATTTTTTGATTTTTTGAAAGAGGAACTTTTGCCAGAATTAAAAAAGAACTACCGGACACAGGACTTTAAAATTGGTATAGGCCACTCCTTAGGCGGACTTTTTTTGCTGAATAGTTTCACCAAAGACCCGGGATTTTTTAATGCCATTGTGGCCTTCAGCCCGGCATTGGAGATGAACCGCGACAGCACCTTATTCAGCAACCTGCAAAAAACCCTTCGTTCAAAGCTTGATAGGCAAACGTTTTTCTGCTGGTCGTCAGGCACTGATGGTATCAACGAGGTTACATTCAGGCCGGCGTCCGGGGTGCTGGGTAAACTGTTGGCGGATAACCCGAATCCACTCCTAAAGTATAAATATGTTGATCTGCCCGGCAAATACCACAACAACACACCGTTATACACTATGCTCGACGCTTTCGGCTTTGTATTTTCCGACTGGGATATTGCCAAATGGTACCGGGGCCTGTTTTATGATAAAAGTGTGGAGCCTGTTGCCGCCAACAACCAAAGGAACGCGCTCATCAAAAAATTGTATGGGTTTGACGAGGACCCAACCGACGACCGTATCCAGAACAATGTGGGCGGGCAGCTTTTATTGAGAAAAAGATACGCGGAGGCTCTGCCGTATCTAAAAAAAGCGGTGGAAATGAAACCGGGCAGCAGCGGCTATAGCGAAGACCTGGGCGAAGCAGAAGAAAACCTGAAAAATTATCCGGCTGCCATATCGGCGCTCAAAACAGCCCTGGCAAACCTGGATAAAAATGCTGATGATTATAAAGAACGGTCGGAACAATACCAAACCGGCATCAAACGGCTGGAAGGGCTGATAAAACAATAACTTTACGTCCGTACACTGCCGGCATCAACCTAACGCCAGCCCAGGGCCGGTGCCACATGCTGCAGTATCATTGACAGCACATGCACATTATAATCCACGCCGAGGGTATTGGGTATGGTGAGCAACAGGGTGTCCGCCTCCCGGATGGCTTCGTCGCCGGCTAATTCTTTGATCAGTTGGTCGGGTTCGGCGGCATAACTTTTGCCGAAGACGGCGCGTTTGTTGGGTTCGATATAACCGAAACTGTCGGCGCCTTTGGCCTGGCCAAAGTAAGCCCGGTCAAGATCAGTTACCAGCGCAAAAATAGAGCGGCTAACCGAAACCCGCGGTTCGCGCTGATGGCCTGCTTTTTTCCAGGCCTCCTTATAAAGTCTTATCTGTTCGGCTTGTTGAATGTGAAAAGGTTTGCCGCTTTCGTCGAATTTGAGGGTAGAGCTTTGGAGGTTCATGGCATTTTCGGCAGCCCAAACCGCGGTTGCGTTGGATGCGGCTCCCCACCAGATGCGTTCGCGCAATCCTTCGGCATGGGGCTCTAAACGTAACAGGCCCGGCGGATTGGGGAACATAGGATAGGGGTTTGGCTCGGCGAAGCCTTCACCGTCCAGTTTATTCAAAAATTCCAACGCTTTCCTGCGACCCATATCGGCATCGGTTTCGCCGGGTAAAGGTTCGTACCCGAAATGGCGCCAGCCCTCTATCACCTGCTCGGGCGAGCCGCGGCTTATGCCCAGTTGCAGGCGCCCGCCCGATACCAGGTCGGCAGCGCCGGCATCTTCCACCATATACATCGGGTTTTCGTAACGCATATCGATAACGCCCGTGCCTATCTCTATTTTGCTGGTTTTGGCGCCTATGGCCGACAGCAGGGGGAACGGCGATGCCAGCTGCGCCGCAAAATGGTGGACGCGAAAATAAGCGCCATCCAGACCGATCTGCTCGGCGGCAACGGCCAGGTCGATAGACTGAAGCAGGGTATCGGCTGCGGTACGGGTTTTATAGGAGGGGTGGTTTGACCAATGCCCGAATGATAGGAATCCGATCTTTTTCATGGTGGGGCAAAGGTAGGGAATAATGGGGCAGACTTCGTCGCGCGTGTGCCACCGCAGGGTAAAAGTATGCTTAGCCGGAAATAGCCAGCAGGTAGTCGAGCTGGTTGGCCGGATCACTTGGGTTTGGGGCAACCCGCTCATCCTGGCCCGCAGGCCAGCCAAAGTAATCGCATATATCATGGTACAGCATCAGCAGCTGTTTATCGGTATCAGTAAAAGCAGGCAGGAAGGTAAAATTCCTTTTCTGCAGGTTGTCATGTGTTTCCATATTGATATAGACGGGCGGGATGGAAAAACATTTTAAGGAAAATGAAAATATTTATTGCATTCAAGCGTCGCCGTGCTTAAGTTTTTAAACGAGTGATGGTGGGGCGATAAACGGTGTTTGTTCAAAGCACCCGCACGGAGTGCTGTATCTCATATTGCATTTAAGAGTCGCTGCGCTGAACTCTTAAACGAGTGGGGGAAGGAGGTTTATCAAAAAGGTTCATCGTTATCGTCGGCTGAAGGAAATAATTTGCTTATCAGAGCTTCGTTTCTTTTATTGGCTCGTCTTAACAATGTTGAATATTTAAGAACCTCCGTATATAGCGATCCTTGAAAGTTCTTAAATACGCCCAGTATGCGTTTAGCGGGCCTAAACGCATAATCAAAATGAGCCGAGTCCTGAAAATCTGAATCATTAAATTTTATGTCCAAAGGTTCTAGTGTTTCGCCAATAAGGTAACCGTAAAATGTTTTAAACGGAAATTGATCCTTGGTCAGATTCAGGATTAGGGATGCATAATAATTGATCTCTGCTAAGTGATCCGCCACGTTTGTATCCGGTGTTTTAAATTCAAGTATGATGCATTTTTCCTCAGCTGGAAACAGCAAAACGTCCGGGCGCTTAGTCAGCCTTTTCTCCCGATTGGCATTAACAAAAGCTTCTTCCTCGGCAGTACGTGTCTCTTTAAAGATTTTTTCGCCCGCTATAGTTATATCTTCTAATCTTGTTTCGGAAACACCCTTAAATAGAATGAAGTCTTCGTTCAGGATCCAAAGGTCACTTTGCTCCGCCGCCTCTCCGCCTTGGGTGAATAAGATATTATGCAATAACTTTTCGTCTTCATTCCGGCCCTTCTGCTGGATTTCTAAATTTCTGTCCAGTACTTGTTGGAAAAGCTCCAAAACCAATTTCCGGCGAGCCACATAATGAGTTAGCGCCGCCCGATTCTGATGAGGGATTTCTTTGACTAGTTGATTGACGATCCGGTTCAATTCATTGTCGTAGTCTTTGGCTTTCGGGTCTAACAGCGTCAGTTGATCATATTGCTTTTTCAGTTCGGCATCACCTTTTGCTGCCAGTCTTGATTCGTGTACGTAAACCTTCTCTAATATTTTTTCTTCAGTATCGTTAATAGAAATATTCAGGCTATTCAGGAAATGATCGTTTAATAAAAACATTTCTTTTAAAGCCGACAGCCGTGCCAACTTTTCTTCCGCCTTATCTGCTAACTCATCATACATCTTTACGATCGTCTCATTAGTCCCTGACTCAATATCATCCATGTAGATGATGTCTCCATCGAATAGAGAAAGGTCGTCGTTACGCCAAGGGATGCGCAGTTGACCACGGATATCGGAGTCTCGATCATTG
Above is a window of Mucilaginibacter ginsenosidivorans DNA encoding:
- a CDS encoding alpha/beta hydrolase-fold protein, translating into MKNLLLKITLTCLLFGFAGVNAQELMMYQQPKDYEMPPKMIPTVRKYWVSLPKDYNETTDRYPIIFLFDGDEQFLRNLILFDADQLTKTGEIPPCIIVGIIQRNRALDFGPLYAVKSNPNSSKVNGDKFFDFLKEELLPELKKNYRTQDFKIGIGHSLGGLFLLNSFTKDPGFFNAIVAFSPALEMNRDSTLFSNLQKTLRSKLDRQTFFCWSSGTDGINEVTFRPASGVLGKLLADNPNPLLKYKYVDLPGKYHNNTPLYTMLDAFGFVFSDWDIAKWYRGLFYDKSVEPVAANNQRNALIKKLYGFDEDPTDDRIQNNVGGQLLLRKRYAEALPYLKKAVEMKPGSSGYSEDLGEAEENLKNYPAAISALKTALANLDKNADDYKERSEQYQTGIKRLEGLIKQ
- a CDS encoding LLM class flavin-dependent oxidoreductase, which gives rise to MKKIGFLSFGHWSNHPSYKTRTAADTLLQSIDLAVAAEQIGLDGAYFRVHHFAAQLASPFPLLSAIGAKTSKIEIGTGVIDMRYENPMYMVEDAGAADLVSGGRLQLGISRGSPEQVIEGWRHFGYEPLPGETDADMGRRKALEFLNKLDGEGFAEPNPYPMFPNPPGLLRLEPHAEGLRERIWWGAASNATAVWAAENAMNLQSSTLKFDESGKPFHIQQAEQIRLYKEAWKKAGHQREPRVSVSRSIFALVTDLDRAYFGQAKGADSFGYIEPNKRAVFGKSYAAEPDQLIKELAGDEAIREADTLLLTIPNTLGVDYNVHVLSMILQHVAPALGWR
- a CDS encoding ATP-binding protein; this translates as MDLNKIGYLVNEGLYYPAVLNEVGKNGVPLQPLFEGFTNAIEAIAGLTSPASQHQITVRVYYDPDLFDEKQMNQIIIEDTGIGFNDQEFQRFLTFKDTRKGFHNRGSGRLQLIHFFSSVQYNSVFEENGVLKARKFHLSKSAPFLKVNAIAYLDEYGLSEDSYSHTSLSLSGLLSAKDQAAYNMTLANYKEAIINRYIQYFCIHRNTLPKIILQAYKGNVPDELLEITAADIPALDSQKDFSLNYQTLDGLRFQEKTEEFTVQAFRIPKTKLGKNVITLTSKGEIVEEKDFQLTLDILRPEDHVGDNRFLFLVSSPYINDRDSDIRGQLRIPWRNDDLSLFDGDIIYMDDIESGTNETIVKMYDELADKAEEKLARLSALKEMFLLNDHFLNSLNISINDTEEKILEKVYVHESRLAAKGDAELKKQYDQLTLLDPKAKDYDNELNRIVNQLVKEIPHQNRAALTHYVARRKLVLELFQQVLDRNLEIQQKGRNEDEKLLHNILFTQGGEAAEQSDLWILNEDFILFKGVSETRLEDITIAGEKIFKETRTAEEEAFVNANREKRLTKRPDVLLFPAEEKCIILEFKTPDTNVADHLAEINYYASLILNLTKDQFPFKTFYGYLIGETLEPLDIKFNDSDFQDSAHFDYAFRPAKRILGVFKNFQGSLYTEVLKYSTLLRRANKRNEALISKLFPSADDNDEPF